TTTAAGTACACAATAGTCCTGACAATGCAATCTTGCGAACCTGTGAGCACACACAGTGCTTGAGGTTGTGTTGTCGGGACTATTGTGTATAGTCCCAAAAGTCGTGTTAACGACTTGCGGAAGGAGCTTTAGCGACTGAAGTTATATACACTCTTCTAAGCGCGGTGGGCGGAGGCGGAGCGCTCGCTGTAAAAGAAAAATCTGCATAAAATAAGCGCCTCGAAACCTATGTTCAAGACGCTTAGTCATTACTTCACAAACATTTTGTCGTAAATTTTTTCTACCTCATCACGCTCAATATCATTAAAATCAGCAACAGTTTCTATAACTTTTTCTTTGTTATAGCCCTTACCGATTAATTTTTTTATCGCTTTTTCAAGCACTTTTTCTTGTCCTTCTTGAATGCCTTCTTTTCTTGCATAGTAACGCTCTGTTGCAAGGTTTTGTTCATAGTCCATAAAACTCACCTTCTTTCCTGTATCTGACTTCAGTTCATGTATACTTTTTTCTATCTTTTCTGTAAAACTATCGGTTGGGATACCATTGTTAACAAATTTTAAAAATGCCTTCAAACTTGCTGATGTACCTGAAAACTTTTCTGCTTTTGCGTTCAAAACGATATTATGTTCGCCTGTTTCAACTCTTTCTTTTGTCTGTTCAAGAATTAAACTAGTTGTGTACTTAGGTAGCCCAAGACCGCCAAAGTCAAAATCACAGATAAATATAACATATGTATCTACTTTTTCTACGAATGACTGTCCAGACTTTAGGGAGCGACTTACTAAGTTACTTTGATAATAAGACATTCTTTTTCCTAAATCATGATGATTAGCTATCTGCATTTCAATATCGTACATGCGACCCGTAACATCTTTTACATAAACATCAAATCTCACCCCACGAAAGACGGAACTATTTTTTGTGGTATATTCACTTCTAATATCGTAAATACTCGTGATATTTAATTCGGGCAATATCATTTGCAGAAGTTCCAAACAAATATCCTCATTTTCTGACAATATCCAAGTGAATATAATATTGTCCTTAAAACCAGCTTTTTGCCACTTTTCTTCCAATTTTAGCTCTCGGTTTTTATCCATTAACCACACACCTTTCTTGTTTTTGCAATTACATCCTACTTTTTTTACATGTTCATAGACTACTGATGCTTACAACTCTGCGTCAGCACGCAAAGCGCTTGGAGTTGTAAGTATTTGGAGTCTATGATAGTTGCAAAAGGTGGATACACCTTGCGCAAGGAGCTTTAGCGACTGAAGTTATATACACTCTTCTAAGCGCGGTGGGCGGGAGGCGGAGCGCTCATAAATCTTCACATTAGCATTAGTGGTAGCAAAATGGGAGCATTTTGTTTACTCATTCCTAAAGTGGTAGCAATTTGCTACCACTCTACCTTAATTTTAACTTGAGTGGTAGCAAAATGGGAGCATTTTGCTACCATTTTCACAAAAATTTATGCTTAAAGCTAAAAAGTGGTAGCATTTTGCTACCACTCACCGTCTCCATTCTGTTGTACAATAAGTCATTCATTCCAAGTTATATGTTGCCCCATTGTCTCTAATATTTTCAAACATGCTTATGTAAGCAGGCGCTACATGTTTTGACTTATCCTCTAAAAATTTAGCATACGTTAGCTCCAGTGCTTGGTACTCATTAGCTTTTATACTAGACGGTCTTACTTTCACATCTAAGCAAAGTAACGCTTGCATGAACCATTTAGGATTTTCATCATGAAGTGTTTTTAGAGTTTTGAAATACGTGTCTACCAAATTTATTGATATGTTACTTTCAATTATCTCTTCAAAACTTTTATCTAACAACTTTTTATAGTGAGCTGTTGGAACTTTAGTCTCATGGTAGCTATAAGTCATATCTGACATACTTTGTGCCATTTTGGCTAAAGGTAGTTTTCCAAATTCATCATAGTATTTTTTCACCATGTTCACTCCTTATGCAATACGTCTTAATTGGCTGTCAACTTGTATCATGCCAAACTCTGAAAAATTAGGTTGCGAAAGATTGTACACATACGCATATACAATACCATTTTTGGACAACCTTAAGTTCTCAATATATTCTTCAGGGCAATTTGAAACGACTAAAACAGAGATAAAGTTTCCATTCTTAGTGAGATAATACGGATATACCTCATGTTTTATCAAAATTTCAGCGATTTCAGGTCTTTCTGACTTAAAAAACATCATTAAAGTTTCAGCGCAAAATGCACTATCTACGTCTAATCCAATTAAATTCTTTAATATCTTATTCGCCTGTTCTCTTTGTTCTGCTACAGTGACCATATTATTACCACCCTCTTTGATATGTTAACGTGTCATGCACGCTACATTTTCTTAATGTTCATAGACGGAAAAGCACTACAACCCTGCGCCAGCACACGAGGTGCTTGGGGTTGTAGTGCTTTGGAGTATATGATATGTGTAAAAGCCGTTTACGGCTTGCGCAAGGAGCAACAGCGACTGAAAGATACTTATACCATTTCAGCGCAGTGGGCGGAGGCGGAGCGCGTTAAGTCTTTAGTTCAAGTATTTCCTTTCAAGCAAATACATTTTGGCAACACTTAAGTTGCTATTTATTTTTTAATTGTACTGTGATTGCTTTTTACTTTGTCGTCGTTTTTTCTTTCGACCATGACTTTGTAAACATCTTTAAATTCCTAGCTTTTGAGTGATGCGTTTCATCTGTGACGATCATATATGGCTCAGAAAGCTTTCCTAAGCGATTATTTAACTTTATCACTGATGTTCACACTACTACATAGTCCATATTGACGTCAGAAGCTATCAGATCAGCTGTTATCTGTCCTACCAACTCTTTTCGATGTACCATGAAAAATAATGCTTGATCGATCTTTGTGCTCAATTCTTTTTGGTGTGGATATAGTCCATACCCCATCAACTCATCTCACTTCATAAATTACACCTATATTTTAGGGGTTAGCCTAAATATCTGCTTTTTTAGGACAAAATAAAAAGGCCGTAAAATCGACCTTTGAGCTATGCTCTAAAACCTGCAAAGCCACTGGAGAAACTCTTTTTTGGCTTTTCTTGCTGCATTGAATGTTTTTGCGGTTTTATCGGCACTATTTTATTTTCACTGATCTGCTCAGATTGCTTCATCTGATGTTCGATCAAACTACGGATATACTCAGATTGATTTTGTGCTGATCCCTGCAAAAATTCATATATTTTTTGATCCCTAGGGTTGTCATACAGCCTAAAACTAATCTGTTTAATTAATTTTTGCCGTTCTTTCACGCTATTCACCGACCTCAGTAAAACCATATTTATAAAAGCCACGAACGTTTGCCATTTCTGCATCATCAACAAAGATCACCTTTTCAAAAACTGCTCTTATCATACTTTGATCAATGATATTTGACGTTCCTCCAGTGATGATCAAAGTATCGATGCTCTTAATGTCCTTGAATGTGCTACGTAACTGGCTAACTAAACGTTGACTAAAACTTTTGATTTCTTGTTCAACAATTCCTGTAATGTCCAAGATATTATTCTTAGAAAACTTATAGGAAAATTGCTTTTCTGCGATCCCCGCACGAACCAATTTCTCTATTTGGTATAAGCTCACATTATCTTCGATACGACTGGCGATCGCTTCATAAAGATCATTTGCCCCGGTCGAATATTGTTTACGCGCTTTTTTATCAAATTCAAAGTTCAATAATGTATCGATCAAGATCGTACCACCGCCAATATCGATGATTCCAACTCTTTCATCTAAAAGCCCCTCACGCTTCAAATTCCCTTCATCATCTAATAAGACATTGTAAAATGTCCCTATAGGTTGCGGTATGATCAACACGGTCTCAACTTTCACGTTTACTGTTGTCCCATCGATTTCAACTTGATGCTGCCCCTTTAAAACTTCAGCTAAGCCCCTTAGTTGCTCTTTGCTGTTATAATCTTCTGTTGGCACACCAGCAACTACTGTAACGGACATAATTTCATTTTTTGCTTTTTCAAAATCAGTAGCTAAAAGTCCAAGTGCAAAATTGGCCAATAATTTAAACGTATGATTGCTATAACGATCGCGATACATCAATGTATCTTGTAAATAATCATCTAGCTTTAAATTAACCAAGTCAGTTCCCCAAGCCCATTTTTGTTCATCAAACGGGGTTTTATACATCGTAATATCCCGTTTGATACCCAAATTACCTAGATTTCCTAATTGTTGTGGGAGATCATTTTCATTTAAGATCTGTGAAGGCAACACATATTCTGCCTTGTTGCTCTTTAATTTTGTTTGCTTATTTCCTAAATCCAATGCAAAAAGTTCCATTAGTGATCACCTGTATCCCTTTCAAACTCAAAATTTTCTAGATCATCTAAAATCTGTTCTAAGATTTCTTCTGTTTTTCCTGGTAAATTCAGTAATAATATAGTAATCATATGTGCTATATCCCTATAATTTCCACTGATATATTGGGCCATTTCTCCATAATCAGTCGCACCTACTACGATAGTATTTCGATACCCGATCTCTCCCAATGTTTCTTTTGTTGCTTCAGCAATATCCTTGA
This window of the Ligilactobacillus faecis genome carries:
- a CDS encoding Rpn family recombination-promoting nuclease/putative transposase, whose translation is MDKNRELKLEEKWQKAGFKDNIIFTWILSENEDICLELLQMILPELNITSIYDIRSEYTTKNSSVFRGVRFDVYVKDVTGRMYDIEMQIANHHDLGKRMSYYQSNLVSRSLKSGQSFVEKVDTYVIFICDFDFGGLGLPKYTTSLILEQTKERVETGEHNIVLNAKAEKFSGTSASLKAFLKFVNNGIPTDSFTEKIEKSIHELKSDTGKKVSFMDYEQNLATERYYARKEGIQEGQEKVLEKAIKKLIGKGYNKEKVIETVADFNDIERDEVEKIYDKMFVK
- a CDS encoding Alp7A family actin-like protein yields the protein MELFALDLGNKQTKLKSNKAEYVLPSQILNENDLPQQLGNLGNLGIKRDITMYKTPFDEQKWAWGTDLVNLKLDDYLQDTLMYRDRYSNHTFKLLANFALGLLATDFEKAKNEIMSVTVVAGVPTEDYNSKEQLRGLAEVLKGQHQVEIDGTTVNVKVETVLIIPQPIGTFYNVLLDDEGNLKREGLLDERVGIIDIGGGTILIDTLLNFEFDKKARKQYSTGANDLYEAIASRIEDNVSLYQIEKLVRAGIAEKQFSYKFSKNNILDITGIVEQEIKSFSQRLVSQLRSTFKDIKSIDTLIITGGTSNIIDQSMIRAVFEKVIFVDDAEMANVRGFYKYGFTEVGE